A segment of the Candidatus Doudnabacteria bacterium genome:
AATTATGCCATTTGCGATGCAACATACTCCCAATCCTCCTACTACTCCCAATCCAGTTATTACTCCCAGGCAGCCTATTATTCCCAACCATCCTATTATTCTGAACCGCAATATTATCGCTGGCAGGGAGGCGGGGGATGCATATGTATGCCGGCCAATCCAGGTGACTGCGTCATAACCAACACTGCAAATTGCACGGTAAACTCTAACTGCGCTGGTCTTCCTGCCTGCTACTCTCAATCCTCCTACTATTCCCAATCAGCTTACTACGCCCAATCAGCATATTACTCCCAATCAGCATACTATTCTCAAGCGTCATATGGCGGCGGTTATTCCCAAGCAGCTTACTACGCCCAGTCTGCATACTATTCTCAGGCAGCCTATGCGGGTTACTCTGAAGCATCCTACTATTCCCAAGCAGCCTACTATGCCCAGGCATCGTATGTCTCTGCTCCAACCGCTCCTTCAGGCGTGGCTGTGGACAATGGCACTTGCGGCCAATTGACCGTGACCTGGACTGATAATTCCAACAATGAGACCGGTTTTACAATATGGAGATCAACCACATCAGGCTCAGGGTATGGCCAGGTCGGCAGCGTAGGCCCTAATATTACGTCATTCCCAGACACCCCTCCTACCCCAGATATGACCTATTATTATGTGGTCCAGTCGGTCAATGCCGGAGGAAGCACCCAGTCAGTATTAGAAGCAAGCGCTTACGACAACCCGTGTGTTGCCAATTTATCCGGGACCGCCAAGGTCTTAACCCAGATCAACGGCGCAGCCTATTCTTCAAGCACTTCCATCAACGCCGGGGACGTGCTGACATACCAGATCACGATCATCAATTCCGGCAATGCCCCTGCTGATATCACTTTCATCTGCGACACCGTCTCTTCCAACCTGACCAATCTTCGGAACCTGACGGTTACAGGAACCGGCTCTTCGGGTTCAGGTTCTGCCATAGTATCCAACGGCGGCTGCGGAGCAGGCAGCTACAAGTTCAACGTTACAGGAGCCAAACAGCCCTCTCCTCCTGACCCAGGCAACTGGATAATTACCTATGATGCCACAGTCACCCCGGCCAGTGCTGATATCCAGGAAGTGGTGACCAACAGCTTTGTCATCCATTACAACAACAACGGAGCTAAAACCTTTGCAGGCTCCTCCCCGAGCATCCTCATCAATGCCTCAGCAGGCCAGGCCCCGAACTTCCATGAAGTGACGCCGTAGAATGCTTAGGCGATAAATTTGATTTAGCGACCAAAGAGCAGCTTAGAGATAGGCCGCTCTTTGTTTTATCCTATTTCTATTGACAGTATCATTATTTGCGAGTAAACTGATATATTACGATACTAATACCGTAGCGGCTTGCTCTACTTAAAGAATAGTGTCGCAACCAAGCCTTTCAAAAAAGGTTTAAAGAATTCAATCCGCAGGAGGGTGTGATTTTATGAAGCGTCTAGTCGCCTTAGCTTTCGGCTCGCTGTTCGTCGCGGCCTGCAGCAAGGAAATGCAGTCGCCCGCAGCTCCCGCCGCGCCTCAGCCGCAGGCCACGGTCTCTGTGCTTGGCACACTGTCGCTCGTCAGTTGCGATGACGGCGGCCCGGGCCATGGCACTCCCGCCTGCACTTTCTCGGGAATCGTCCGGAACAACGGACCGGATTGTGCCGCAGGTATCCAGGGGACCACGACCGTCTTAGTTCAATTTGGCGGCGTGGCTCAGTCATGGAGCGTTAACGCCACGTTGCGGCCTCAAGAAACGACGCAGTTCACTGTTTTTGGCTTCAGTCAGGGAGAGATCCAAACGGGCAAGCCGGAATCTTCGGCTTCAGCCAGAGGGGTAACCTGCCCGTAGCGAATTCACGCGGAGAGCGTTCATTTTCAAGTGAACCTCTGCCGCGTTTTCTTTTTGCCTGACCTTGCAAATTTTTGTTTTTAATCATGCTATAATTCACTTGAAGTTTTAATTTATGAAACTAATTCCCAAGCGCTATTTGATAATAGTAAGCATCTTTGTCATCGGAATATTTTTAACCGTTGCAGCTTACAGCACGCTTCGCTTTCATGAGAAAAATAAAACACCAGTTTCTGCGGACAGCGCAAAGTCTGAACCTATCGTCCGATCACCTCAGGAAATGCTTAAGGAGCTGAGCAGGAACTCCCCTCAATTAGGAAGTCCAAACGCCCCGATTCAGGTCGTGGAATTTGCGGATTTTCAATGCCCATACTGCGAACAGTTTTATGCCACTGCTTTTAATCAGATAAATGATAAGTATGTTAAAACAGGAAAGGTAAAATTTATTTTTG
Coding sequences within it:
- a CDS encoding fibronectin type III domain-containing protein translates to MPANPGDCVITNTANCTVNSNCAGLPACYSQSSYYSQSAYYAQSAYYSQSAYYSQASYGGGYSQAAYYAQSAYYSQAAYAGYSEASYYSQAAYYAQASYVSAPTAPSGVAVDNGTCGQLTVTWTDNSNNETGFTIWRSTTSGSGYGQVGSVGPNITSFPDTPPTPDMTYYYVVQSVNAGGSTQSVLEASAYDNPCVANLSGTAKVLTQINGAAYSSSTSINAGDVLTYQITIINSGNAPADITFICDTVSSNLTNLRNLTVTGTGSSGSGSAIVSNGGCGAGSYKFNVTGAKQPSPPDPGNWIITYDATVTPASADIQEVVTNSFVIHYNNNGAKTFAGSSPSILINASAGQAPNFHEVTP